In Paraflavitalea devenefica, a single window of DNA contains:
- a CDS encoding sensor histidine kinase yields the protein MRRQCLFPLSFYRQVTTLARRAGYRLCTGWLLIPVLLAGWKPVFSQELAYKQYTTKDGLPGSAVYQALQDKEGFLWFATNQGVGRFDGSLFKYFSKEDGLPDNEVIKLYADKHNNIWFISLSGIPAVFYQGKIRQINCKGVVAIAEDPFTDTIYLISVRNEKQASSYGYYQSANTPGNWHFTGTFREAPNNKPVEGWPILRASLPSGTAYYFSYIDGFTNRLTIRNSTSATSFLFTNKGNSSGLFPFISYAFSCPAANKKGIIFASADSLYFAGGNYIQGLLSLQSLGLNLQKDDDISSLFCENDSTLWLCTRHRGLIKINHFMESRRTMEYLFPQAYCTSIVKDAEEGYWVTTMNDGVYYLPNQDFFNLNNIPAINRKDIKCIRNLQDKRLAIGSGDGTIATITPASLQIKVATAWSKQHKNNRILDLWPFGHSLLAGSDKGLFRIQERAWQEFSSIGIRGGIKGLHPVSDGNVLVSHASGATLINWDAQKATRLFASRTTCVAVVNNQYYWGTQHGLYTWANNSTISLGECYPSLSGIINHIDIAPDTALWLSTQEGIVILKNNHIQTIKKEQGLLSHMCRQVLFNDTTAWVATDKGITRIDYQWRGPAFDYIISNITEEDGLVSNDVNQTAIEGNYVWAATAKGISFFSKDYVSRSFSPPHIYVNSMEAGNKTIPVSDTVIMEYPDNNLQIEVSAISFRSGKNIQYEYRLNGQDSNWRKTTNNMIEFAALPFGELIFEVRSINRWGDKNIHPRRILIIKNPPFWKTGRFLVSLYILSITLSGAGFYLFYRNRQRKKEQLFQLTKKMHELEMQSLRSQMNPHFIFNCLSSIQRYILQSDTANANLYLHKFSALIRKILHYSSVSTISLEQEIKMLELYLSLEKMRIGDKMDYQIILSDELQYDNLYIPCMIIQPYVENAVKHGISPLYNQKGMVTIRFRQTPGTVECIIEDNGPGMETSPGKKTPLTGEYSSKGTSITENRINAINSLQPDKIILNIVNKSQLDPSTTGTIIQLSFPVITD from the coding sequence ATGCGCAGGCAATGTCTTTTTCCCCTTTCTTTTTACAGGCAGGTTACTACCCTGGCCAGGAGGGCCGGATACAGGTTATGTACAGGCTGGTTATTAATACCGGTACTCCTGGCTGGGTGGAAGCCTGTTTTTTCCCAGGAGCTTGCTTATAAGCAATACACAACCAAAGACGGTCTGCCAGGGTCTGCTGTATACCAGGCGCTGCAGGATAAGGAAGGATTCCTTTGGTTTGCCACCAACCAGGGAGTAGGCCGGTTCGATGGGAGCTTATTCAAATATTTTTCGAAAGAAGATGGCTTGCCCGATAATGAAGTGATTAAACTGTATGCAGATAAGCATAACAATATCTGGTTTATTAGCCTGTCTGGAATACCTGCTGTTTTTTACCAGGGAAAGATCAGGCAGATAAACTGCAAAGGAGTCGTGGCCATTGCAGAAGATCCATTTACAGATACTATTTACCTCATCAGTGTCCGGAATGAAAAACAGGCCTCTTCGTATGGCTATTACCAGTCGGCCAACACCCCCGGCAACTGGCATTTTACCGGTACTTTCCGGGAAGCGCCCAATAACAAACCAGTAGAAGGTTGGCCTATTCTGAGGGCCTCCTTACCTTCCGGAACAGCTTATTATTTTTCCTATATTGATGGCTTCACCAACCGGCTGACCATCAGGAATTCCACATCAGCAACCTCCTTTTTATTTACCAATAAAGGCAACAGCAGTGGTCTCTTTCCATTCATAAGCTATGCTTTTTCCTGTCCGGCAGCCAATAAGAAAGGGATCATTTTTGCCAGTGCAGATTCTTTGTATTTCGCTGGCGGGAATTATATACAAGGGCTTCTTTCGCTGCAAAGCCTCGGTTTGAACCTTCAAAAGGATGATGATATCAGTTCCCTGTTTTGCGAAAACGACAGTACGTTGTGGCTGTGTACCAGGCACCGGGGACTGATCAAAATCAACCATTTCATGGAATCACGGCGAACCATGGAATACCTTTTTCCGCAGGCTTATTGTACCAGCATCGTAAAAGATGCAGAGGAAGGATATTGGGTCACCACCATGAATGATGGTGTTTATTACCTGCCCAACCAGGATTTTTTCAACCTGAATAATATACCCGCTATCAATAGGAAAGACATTAAATGCATCAGGAACCTGCAAGACAAACGATTGGCCATTGGATCGGGCGACGGCACGATTGCCACTATTACACCTGCCTCCCTGCAAATAAAGGTGGCAACAGCCTGGTCAAAACAACATAAAAACAATCGCATCCTGGACCTATGGCCTTTCGGGCATTCCCTGTTGGCCGGTAGCGATAAAGGGCTTTTCCGCATACAGGAAAGAGCATGGCAGGAGTTTAGCAGCATCGGTATACGTGGTGGAATTAAAGGGCTGCATCCTGTATCGGACGGCAATGTACTGGTAAGCCATGCATCAGGCGCTACGCTGATCAATTGGGACGCCCAAAAGGCAACCCGCCTTTTTGCTTCCCGGACTACTTGTGTAGCTGTAGTCAACAACCAATATTACTGGGGTACCCAGCATGGCTTATATACCTGGGCCAACAATTCAACCATATCGCTGGGAGAATGCTATCCCTCCTTATCAGGCATCATCAACCATATTGATATAGCACCAGATACCGCACTCTGGCTATCCACACAGGAAGGCATTGTCATCCTGAAAAACAATCATATTCAAACCATAAAAAAAGAGCAGGGATTATTGAGCCATATGTGCAGGCAGGTACTGTTCAATGATACAACGGCCTGGGTGGCTACCGACAAAGGCATTACACGGATAGACTATCAATGGCGCGGGCCTGCATTTGATTACATCATTTCCAATATTACGGAAGAAGACGGGCTTGTTTCCAATGATGTAAACCAAACAGCCATCGAAGGCAACTATGTATGGGCCGCCACTGCTAAAGGCATTTCCTTTTTTTCCAAAGATTATGTGAGCCGGTCTTTTTCTCCGCCTCATATCTATGTAAACAGCATGGAAGCAGGCAACAAAACAATTCCCGTTTCTGACACGGTGATCATGGAGTATCCTGACAACAACTTACAGATAGAGGTATCAGCCATTTCATTTCGCAGTGGCAAAAATATACAGTATGAGTACCGGTTGAACGGGCAAGACAGCAACTGGCGAAAGACCACGAACAATATGATCGAGTTTGCCGCTTTGCCATTTGGAGAGCTGATATTTGAAGTACGCTCTATTAACCGGTGGGGAGATAAGAACATCCATCCCAGGCGGATTCTGATCATCAAAAACCCACCATTCTGGAAAACCGGGAGGTTCCTTGTTTCCCTGTATATCCTGAGTATTACCCTGTCAGGCGCCGGCTTCTACCTCTTTTACCGCAACCGGCAGCGCAAAAAAGAACAGCTATTCCAATTAACTAAAAAGATGCATGAGCTGGAGATGCAGTCCCTGCGGTCGCAAATGAATCCCCATTTTATCTTTAACTGTCTCAGTTCCATTCAACGTTATATCCTGCAATCAGATACAGCCAATGCGAATCTTTATTTGCATAAATTCTCGGCCCTGATCCGGAAAATACTGCATTACAGCAGCGTCAGCACCATATCACTGGAACAGGAAATAAAGATGCTGGAACTATATCTTTCACTGGAAAAAATGAGGATAGGCGATAAGATGGATTACCAGATCATATTGTCGGATGAGCTACAGTATGATAACCTGTATATTCCGTGTATGATCATTCAACCCTATGTTGAAAATGCTGTAAAACATGGCATTTCTCCTCTATACAACCAAAAAGGAATGGTAACCATCCGTTTCAGACAAACACCAGGAACAGTGGAATGTATTATCGAAGATAATGGTCCGGGCATGGAGACCTCGCCAGGCAAAAAAACTCCCCTTACCGGAGAATATTCTTCTAAAGGCACCAGCATTACGGAAAACCGGATTAATGCTATTAACAGCCTTCAACCGGATAAAATAATACTGAACATTGTCAATAAAAGCCAACTCGATCCCTCCACCACCGGGACCATTATTCAATTATCATTTCCTGTTATAACAGATTAA
- a CDS encoding LytR/AlgR family response regulator transcription factor → MPIKTIIIEDEESSLVVLTDFIQRFASDLQVLGTAGHVNEAIELLENNSADLVFMDVRLANGTSFEVLRKLSSRNFTLIMITAYDNYALEAFKYAAIDYLLKPIGIPEFEEAIARARKNLSQKIDTNTIDTLLYNLGQQNKQDKRIGIATINGFEFIDAKDITWCKSEGNYTVFHLTNRSKITSSKSLGFYDEILNASHFCRIHHGTIINLQMVKSYIKGKSGHVVMTDGTRLEISQRRKSDFLDKFHY, encoded by the coding sequence ATGCCTATTAAGACCATTATTATTGAAGATGAAGAAAGCAGCCTGGTAGTACTGACCGATTTCATTCAACGGTTTGCCAGCGACCTGCAGGTATTGGGAACCGCCGGGCATGTAAATGAAGCCATCGAATTATTAGAAAACAACAGCGCCGACCTCGTTTTCATGGATGTGCGCCTGGCAAATGGCACCAGCTTTGAAGTGCTCAGAAAGTTATCTTCCCGGAACTTTACCCTGATCATGATTACTGCTTATGATAATTATGCGCTGGAAGCCTTTAAATATGCCGCTATAGATTACCTGTTGAAGCCTATTGGCATACCTGAATTTGAAGAGGCTATAGCAAGGGCCAGAAAAAACCTTTCACAGAAAATTGACACTAACACCATTGACACCCTGCTTTATAACCTGGGACAGCAAAACAAACAGGACAAAAGGATAGGGATTGCCACTATTAACGGTTTTGAGTTTATAGACGCAAAAGATATTACCTGGTGTAAATCGGAAGGCAATTATACCGTTTTTCATTTGACCAATAGATCTAAAATAACCTCTTCAAAAAGCCTGGGCTTCTATGATGAAATATTAAATGCCAGCCATTTCTGCCGCATCCATCATGGCACCATTATTAACCTGCAGATGGTTAAAAGCTATATAAAGGGTAAAAGCGGGCATGTGGTTATGACAGACGGTACCAGGCTGGAAATCTCCCAACGCCGCAAAAGCGACTTTTTAGACAAGTTCCATTACTGA
- a CDS encoding PQ-loop domain-containing transporter — protein sequence MDTVFAIMANSLICLLLVPQMIRLARKKKARNLSLVLLILILSVTLCWCVFGWLDQQRLIFGYSVMNILLTVFTLILFVNSPYHLQTPYRTYSRKWGYFLYMMGWRR from the coding sequence ATGGACACCGTGTTTGCCATTATGGCCAATTCGCTCATCTGCCTCTTGTTAGTACCCCAAATGATCCGCCTTGCCCGGAAAAAGAAGGCGCGTAATTTATCCCTGGTATTATTGATCCTAATCTTGTCGGTTACCTTATGCTGGTGCGTATTCGGCTGGCTCGATCAGCAACGCCTCATATTCGGTTATAGTGTAATGAATATCCTGTTGACTGTCTTTACACTCATTCTATTTGTCAATTCTCCCTATCATTTACAAACACCCTACCGCACCTATTCCAGGAAATGGGGCTATTTCCTGTACATGATGGGATGGAGGAGATAA